One region of Candidatus Peribacteraceae bacterium genomic DNA includes:
- a CDS encoding cold shock domain-containing protein encodes MPQGTIKKIITDKGFGFISAPNGDLFFHHSAVQGVPFDQLREGQTVEYTEGSGPKGPKADSVTLVA; translated from the coding sequence ATGCCGCAAGGAACTATTAAGAAAATCATTACAGACAAGGGCTTTGGCTTTATTTCCGCCCCCAACGGCGACCTGTTCTTCCACCACTCGGCTGTGCAGGGCGTTCCGTTCGACCAATTGCGCGAAGGGCAGACCGTGGAATACACGGAAGGCAGCGGCCCCAAGGGTCCGAAGGCCGACAGTGTGACCCTGGTGGCGTAA
- the typA gene encoding translational GTPase TypA translates to MSIRNIAIIAHVDHGKTTLVDALLKQGGAFAAHEQVGELMMDSNAQEKERGITIYAKNTSIKYKDCKVNIVDTPGHADFGSEVERILRTVDSVLLLVDAQEGPMPQTKFVLKKSLELGLRPIVIINKIDKPAARSLEVVDEVFDLFVALGANDKQTDFPYLFTAAREGIAKRKLEDDSKDLTPLFEVIMKHVPEAEQKIDTAFRMQPSSLAYDNYLGRLAIGRVYEGIARPGDAVFVKTPDGSMRKGKISKVFVSQGLKRAEVAEAHAGDIVTLAGIPDIYVGETITTDENAELLPAIKIDPPTITMNFLVNNSPFAGKEGTLVTTRHIKARLEKEKETNVGLQVEEIPGTDSYKVSGRGELHLSVLIEDMRREGFELQVSRPQVILREEDGVQKEPIEHAIIDVPDEFTGTVIEMLAKRKGEMLDMKSQEGHTRLEFKVPTRGLLGFRGDFIIETRGEGILTHSFLTYEPYKGDLSGQMHGSIISMVSGVAVAFALWGLQERGRLFITPQTKVYEGMVIGESAKDEEMAVNPCKEKKLTNMRASGSDEAIVLTPVQPMTLEQALEYIGDDELVEVTPESIRLRKKFLTDNDRRRARR, encoded by the coding sequence ATGTCCATCAGGAATATTGCGATCATCGCGCACGTAGACCACGGCAAGACCACGCTCGTGGACGCGCTCTTGAAGCAAGGCGGCGCGTTTGCCGCGCATGAGCAGGTGGGCGAACTGATGATGGACAGCAACGCGCAGGAGAAGGAGCGCGGCATCACCATTTACGCCAAGAACACCTCCATTAAGTACAAGGACTGCAAAGTGAACATCGTAGATACGCCGGGACACGCGGACTTCGGTTCCGAAGTGGAGCGCATCCTGCGCACGGTGGACAGTGTCCTGCTGCTCGTGGACGCACAGGAAGGCCCCATGCCGCAGACAAAATTTGTTCTAAAAAAGTCGCTTGAACTGGGGCTCCGTCCGATTGTGATCATCAATAAAATTGATAAGCCCGCCGCCCGTTCGCTGGAAGTGGTGGATGAGGTGTTCGACCTCTTCGTGGCGCTCGGCGCAAACGACAAGCAAACGGATTTCCCGTACCTCTTCACCGCGGCGCGGGAAGGCATCGCCAAGCGGAAGTTGGAAGACGACTCCAAGGACCTCACGCCGCTCTTCGAGGTGATCATGAAGCACGTGCCCGAGGCTGAACAAAAAATTGATACGGCCTTCCGCATGCAGCCGAGCTCTTTGGCCTACGACAACTACTTGGGAAGGTTGGCCATCGGGCGCGTGTATGAAGGCATCGCACGGCCGGGGGACGCGGTGTTCGTGAAGACGCCGGACGGGAGCATGCGCAAGGGGAAGATCAGCAAGGTGTTCGTGTCGCAGGGGCTCAAGCGCGCGGAAGTGGCCGAGGCGCACGCGGGCGACATCGTCACGTTGGCGGGCATCCCGGACATCTACGTGGGGGAGACGATCACTACGGATGAGAATGCCGAGCTGCTGCCGGCCATCAAGATCGACCCCCCGACGATCACCATGAACTTCCTGGTGAATAATTCGCCGTTCGCGGGCAAGGAAGGGACGCTCGTCACCACCCGCCATATCAAGGCGCGGCTGGAGAAGGAGAAGGAAACCAACGTGGGGCTGCAGGTGGAGGAAATCCCGGGTACCGATTCCTACAAGGTCTCCGGCCGGGGCGAGCTGCACCTCTCCGTCTTGATCGAGGACATGCGCCGCGAGGGTTTCGAGCTGCAGGTCTCCCGCCCGCAGGTGATCCTCCGCGAGGAGGACGGCGTGCAGAAGGAACCCATCGAGCACGCCATCATTGATGTGCCGGACGAGTTCACGGGAACGGTGATCGAAATGCTGGCGAAGCGGAAGGGCGAGATGCTGGATATGAAATCGCAGGAGGGGCACACCCGCCTGGAGTTCAAGGTCCCCACGCGCGGGCTCCTGGGCTTCCGCGGCGACTTCATCATCGAGACGCGCGGCGAGGGCATCCTCACCCATTCGTTTTTGACCTATGAGCCGTACAAGGGGGACCTCTCCGGGCAGATGCACGGTTCCATCATTTCCATGGTGAGCGGCGTGGCCGTGGCGTTTGCGCTGTGGGGCTTGCAGGAGCGCGGCAGGCTCTTCATCACACCGCAGACGAAGGTGTACGAGGGGATGGTGATCGGGGAGAGCGCCAAGGATGAGGAGATGGCGGTGAACCCGTGCAAGGAGAAGAAATTGACGAACATGCGCGCGTCGGGTTCTGACGAGGCGATCGTGCTGACGCCCGTGCAGCCCATGACGCTGGAGCAGGCGCTGGAGTACATCGGGGACGACGAGTTGGTGGAGGTGACGCCGGAGAGCATCCGCCTGCGGAAGAAGTTTTTGACGGACAACGATCGGAGGAGGGCGAGGAGATGA
- a CDS encoding PQQ-dependent sugar dehydrogenase: MRTFFALIAIVAAGIIVAWTRQSWSPSPQPNGNDGGELAVASSSTEGDPPRVGTNETGLPLSLPAGFSIAVFAEDLSDARVLALDRSGNVWVSRPSEGTVSVLEMENGTVRRIVAALSGLNRPHGLAFDPRDNRTLFIAEETRIIAVDTEDPAQRRMIHALPAGGRHRTRSLAFGADGRLYVSIGSTCDTCVEADDRHGSVLSLEPDGSDAKTVAAGLRNAVFITRGPDGNIWATEMGRDFLGDALPPDEVNVIAEGGRYGWPFCYGNRVRDGTFRPQEAFDCAQTVPPAAELPAHGAPLGLAFIPDSWPAAMRGDLLVALHGSWNSSQPVGYTIVRIPLDANGKQEGPVQDFVSGWLQPNGTILGRPAGLLFLPDGSLLVTDDREGTVFRITPP, translated from the coding sequence ATGCGTACCTTTTTCGCTCTCATCGCCATCGTTGCCGCGGGGATCATCGTCGCATGGACCCGGCAGTCCTGGTCCCCTTCCCCGCAGCCAAACGGTAATGACGGCGGGGAGCTTGCGGTGGCATCGTCTTCGACGGAGGGGGATCCTCCCCGTGTGGGGACGAACGAAACGGGCTTGCCGCTCTCGCTCCCCGCGGGCTTCTCCATCGCCGTATTCGCGGAGGACCTCTCCGACGCGCGGGTGTTGGCGTTGGACCGCAGCGGAAACGTGTGGGTGAGCCGGCCTTCGGAGGGAACCGTGAGCGTGCTGGAAATGGAGAACGGGACGGTGCGGAGAATTGTTGCGGCGCTGAGCGGCCTCAACCGCCCGCACGGCTTGGCCTTCGACCCGCGGGATAACCGCACCCTCTTCATCGCGGAAGAAACGCGGATCATCGCCGTTGATACGGAGGATCCCGCGCAGCGCCGGATGATCCATGCGCTCCCCGCCGGCGGCCGCCACCGGACGCGGTCGCTGGCATTCGGCGCGGACGGCAGGCTCTACGTTTCCATCGGCTCCACGTGCGATACTTGCGTGGAGGCCGACGATCGGCACGGGAGCGTCCTCTCCCTTGAGCCGGACGGGAGCGACGCAAAGACCGTAGCCGCGGGACTGCGCAACGCCGTGTTCATCACGCGAGGTCCGGACGGAAACATATGGGCCACCGAGATGGGGCGGGATTTTTTGGGCGATGCGCTTCCGCCGGACGAGGTGAACGTGATCGCGGAGGGGGGACGGTACGGCTGGCCGTTCTGCTACGGCAACCGCGTGCGTGACGGTACGTTCCGTCCGCAGGAAGCGTTCGATTGCGCGCAAACCGTGCCGCCCGCGGCGGAGTTGCCCGCGCACGGCGCCCCCTTGGGGCTGGCGTTCATACCGGACTCCTGGCCCGCTGCGATGCGCGGTGACCTATTGGTGGCGCTCCACGGTTCCTGGAACAGCTCGCAACCCGTGGGTTACACCATCGTGCGCATTCCTCTGGACGCGAACGGCAAGCAGGAGGGGCCGGTGCAGGATTTCGTCTCGGGGTGGCTGCAGCCGAACGGGACCATCCTCGGCAGGCCCGCGGGCTTGCTCTTCCTCCCGGACGGGAGCTTGCTCGTGACGGATGACCGGGAAGGGACGGTCTTCCGCATCACCCCTCCCTGA
- a CDS encoding glycosyltransferase family A protein, with protein sequence MDISVVIPAYNEEKYIGGCIESILAHKPANLKEIVVVDNASTDGTARVASSYPMVRVVRETQKGLTKARQRGFMESHGDVLAYVDADSRVAEDWFAVMNREFSRHPDMACLSGPCDYYDLSKGKRFLARAYWKFLAMPAYYVTRAMVLGSNFVARRTALERIGGFDTTISFYGEDTDIARRLKTQGKVRFIPAFTQWTSARRFAGDGMMKTGVVYVANFLSAFLLHRPVTTQYRDIR encoded by the coding sequence ATGGATATCAGCGTCGTCATCCCCGCCTACAATGAGGAGAAGTACATCGGCGGCTGTATTGAGAGTATCCTGGCGCACAAGCCCGCGAACCTGAAGGAGATCGTGGTGGTGGATAACGCCAGCACGGACGGGACGGCGCGCGTCGCCTCCTCTTATCCGATGGTGCGCGTGGTCCGCGAGACGCAGAAAGGCCTCACCAAAGCGCGGCAACGGGGATTCATGGAGTCCCACGGCGACGTACTCGCGTACGTGGACGCCGATTCCCGCGTAGCGGAAGACTGGTTCGCGGTCATGAACCGGGAATTCTCCCGGCACCCGGACATGGCGTGCCTCAGCGGCCCGTGCGATTACTACGACCTCTCCAAAGGGAAGCGTTTTCTCGCGCGCGCGTACTGGAAGTTCCTGGCCATGCCGGCGTACTACGTTACGCGCGCCATGGTGCTGGGGAGCAACTTCGTGGCAAGGCGCACCGCCCTAGAGCGCATCGGCGGCTTCGACACCACCATCAGCTTCTACGGGGAAGACACCGACATCGCGCGGCGGCTCAAGACGCAGGGCAAGGTGAGGTTCATTCCCGCATTCACCCAGTGGACGTCCGCGCGGCGCTTCGCCGGCGACGGCATGATGAAGACGGGCGTCGTGTACGTGGCGAACTTCCTCAGCGCATTCCTCCTCCACCGCCCCGTCACCACGCAGTACCGCGATATCCGTTGA
- a CDS encoding glycosyltransferase family A protein, whose product MTISVVIPAHNEEKYLGTCLENILAHRSPNVIEVIVVDNASKDKTVQVAGSRPGVTVLHEARKGAQYARERGFRASRGELVACIDADVLVPEGWFEKAEQAFAEDPEVVGVTGPYHYHDLPPFSRYCTNAVCDMSGLVHSVTGAQLWGGNCVIRRAALERIGGFDTTIAFYGDDVNTGRRLSDVGTVLHLPALTVSSSARRLKGQGMMKTGIAYIMNSLSELILHRPATKEYRDIR is encoded by the coding sequence ATGACCATCAGCGTCGTCATCCCCGCGCACAATGAAGAGAAGTACCTTGGCACTTGCCTGGAGAACATCCTGGCGCACCGGTCCCCGAACGTCATCGAAGTGATCGTGGTGGACAACGCGAGCAAGGACAAAACGGTGCAGGTGGCCGGTTCACGCCCCGGAGTCACGGTGCTCCACGAAGCGCGGAAGGGGGCGCAGTACGCCCGCGAGCGCGGATTCCGTGCGTCGCGGGGGGAACTGGTTGCATGCATCGACGCCGACGTGTTGGTGCCGGAGGGATGGTTTGAGAAGGCGGAGCAGGCCTTTGCGGAGGATCCGGAGGTGGTGGGCGTCACCGGACCCTACCACTACCACGACTTGCCGCCCTTCAGCCGTTACTGCACCAACGCGGTCTGCGACATGAGCGGCCTGGTCCATTCCGTCACGGGCGCGCAGCTGTGGGGAGGGAACTGCGTCATCCGGCGCGCCGCACTGGAACGCATCGGCGGCTTCGACACCACCATCGCCTTCTACGGCGACGACGTGAACACGGGGAGGCGCCTGAGCGACGTGGGGACGGTGCTCCACCTGCCGGCGCTCACCGTGAGCTCCTCGGCGCGGCGACTCAAAGGCCAAGGCATGATGAAGACGGGGATCGCCTACATCATGAACTCCCTTTCGGAACTGATCCTCCACCGCCCCGCGACAAAGGAATACCGCGACATCCGTTAA
- a CDS encoding lysylphosphatidylglycerol synthase domain-containing protein: MPIRLRRLLGPLLSVIFLLAALVSMRDVIREVSLGQVRDAILNTPTSRLLLALLCTAAVYGILSVYDVLAFRYFRIRLPLRRIMFASFAGNTFGMTLGFALLTGGSLRYRLYSEWGFNLSHVAKVTAFSVATFILLLLLTSGIGLTLNAHDLSLFLPLPSATLRLIGILLLTPVFLYLLSSVVLPHRTFIFRSWELRVPNFPIALGQLLLTGVEVALTGSLLYLLLPESSIPLQLFLSLYVLSQLMSFVSQVPSGLGVFDATMMLLLRQYYGTSVILGALVMFRLLFYALPLLLALLSLFSYEVRQYVRETGNGNTVPAVPPQEG, encoded by the coding sequence ATGCCCATCCGCCTCCGCCGCCTCCTCGGCCCCCTCCTGAGCGTCATCTTCCTCCTCGCCGCGCTCGTGAGCATGCGCGACGTCATCCGGGAAGTCAGCCTGGGGCAGGTGCGCGACGCCATCCTCAACACCCCCACCTCCCGCCTGCTCCTCGCCCTCCTGTGCACGGCGGCGGTCTACGGCATCTTGAGCGTGTACGACGTGCTCGCCTTCCGCTACTTCCGCATCCGCCTCCCCCTCCGGCGCATCATGTTCGCGTCCTTCGCGGGAAACACCTTCGGCATGACGCTGGGTTTCGCCCTCCTCACGGGCGGCTCGCTGCGGTACCGGCTCTACTCCGAGTGGGGCTTCAATCTGTCGCACGTGGCAAAAGTGACCGCCTTCAGCGTGGCCACCTTCATCCTGCTGCTCCTGCTCACCTCGGGCATCGGCCTTACGTTGAACGCACATGACCTGAGCCTGTTCCTGCCCCTTCCCTCCGCCACGCTCCGCCTCATCGGCATCCTCCTGCTCACCCCCGTTTTCCTCTATTTGCTCTCCAGCGTCGTTTTGCCCCACCGCACCTTCATCTTCCGCTCGTGGGAACTCCGCGTCCCCAACTTCCCCATCGCGCTGGGCCAGCTGCTGCTCACGGGCGTGGAAGTGGCGCTCACGGGAAGCCTCCTCTACCTGCTCCTGCCGGAATCTTCCATCCCCCTTCAGCTGTTCCTCAGCCTCTACGTGCTCTCGCAGCTCATGAGTTTCGTGAGCCAGGTGCCCAGCGGCCTCGGCGTGTTCGACGCCACCATGATGCTCCTCCTGCGCCAATACTACGGGACAAGCGTCATCTTGGGCGCTCTCGTGATGTTCCGTCTCCTCTTCTACGCGCTCCCCCTGCTGCTGGCGTTGCTCTCGCTGTTCTCCTACGAGGTGCGGCAGTACGTGCGGGAAACGGGAAACGGGAACACCGTCCCCGCCGTCCCCCCGCAGGAAGGGTGA
- a CDS encoding ZIP family metal transporter, which produces MGTILYTLGSVFLVSAISLVGAAFLLLREKVLRGMLLYLVSFSSGALLGDVFIHMLPEVAEGGSLAPGLVVVLGGIVFSFIVEKLVHWRHCHLLPEDEQEHEHSHNVGAMSLVGDSIHNFIDGLAIASSFLVSVPVGISTTIAVVFHEIPDEMGNFAVLLHSGYTRKKALLFNFLSALVAVAGALFVLLGNQAFAPLNTYLLPFAAGNLLYIAGTDLIPELHKEQRLRQSFFQLLCMVGGMGAMGLMLLLE; this is translated from the coding sequence ATGGGAACAATCCTCTACACCCTCGGCAGCGTCTTTCTGGTGAGCGCAATCTCGTTGGTGGGAGCGGCGTTCCTGCTTCTGCGCGAGAAAGTGCTGCGGGGGATGCTCCTCTACCTCGTCAGCTTTTCCTCGGGGGCGCTTCTGGGCGACGTGTTCATCCACATGCTCCCGGAGGTGGCGGAGGGGGGGAGCCTGGCGCCGGGACTCGTGGTGGTGCTCGGCGGGATCGTCTTCTCCTTCATTGTCGAGAAGCTGGTGCACTGGCGGCACTGCCACCTTCTGCCCGAAGACGAACAGGAGCATGAACACTCCCACAACGTGGGCGCCATGAGCCTGGTGGGGGATTCCATCCACAACTTCATCGACGGCCTCGCCATCGCTTCCAGCTTCCTCGTGAGCGTCCCCGTGGGGATTTCCACCACCATCGCGGTGGTCTTCCACGAGATCCCCGACGAAATGGGGAACTTCGCGGTGCTCCTCCACAGCGGGTATACGCGGAAGAAGGCGCTTCTCTTCAACTTCCTCTCCGCGCTCGTGGCCGTGGCGGGGGCGTTGTTCGTCCTCCTGGGCAACCAGGCGTTCGCTCCGCTTAACACCTACCTGCTGCCCTTCGCCGCCGGCAACCTGCTCTACATCGCCGGTACGGACCTCATCCCCGAACTCCACAAGGAACAGCGCCTGCGGCAGTCCTTCTTCCAGCTCCTCTGCATGGTGGGCGGGATGGGCGCCATGGGATTGATGCTGCTCCTGGAGTGA
- a CDS encoding polymer-forming cytoskeletal protein yields MKHSFFLALALSLVLAVPASAATFRGGDVVALTAPVMDDLYVSGGQVNIEREVNGDLFVVGGRADVQAPVSGGLHIAAGNVTVTSNVGNDVRIAGGEVVVRGMISGDLLIVGGNITVGSDAVVLGDVFVTGGNVTLRGPVGKNVTVRGGTVLLEGIFHGNVDIRTGHAVVAGPVEGNAILISENLEIGQDASFRGGVDYWSRSREVDFGDSLVTGQTASFHPEYERELQKDRPPLASAIGGFVVFSLLSGLVTILFFSLVTKTFFTDAAKALLRKPWWSLLWGTIFVILTPVVTLILFLTVLGIPLAVLLLSSYLLTLLFATPLTALVTARWIEVTRKAHFNRWTFFGVSMAAFVALKLLNFVPLIGWSVKAVIILFALGALIITKVAKWKKVR; encoded by the coding sequence ATGAAACATTCGTTCTTCCTCGCTCTCGCCCTCTCCCTCGTGTTGGCCGTACCCGCTTCCGCGGCCACCTTCCGCGGCGGCGATGTGGTGGCCCTCACGGCCCCCGTGATGGACGACCTCTACGTCTCGGGCGGCCAAGTGAACATCGAGCGCGAAGTGAACGGCGACCTCTTCGTGGTCGGCGGCAGGGCGGATGTGCAGGCGCCGGTGAGCGGCGGCCTCCACATTGCGGCGGGCAACGTGACCGTGACGAGCAACGTGGGGAATGACGTGCGCATCGCGGGCGGAGAGGTGGTGGTCCGCGGCATGATCTCCGGAGACCTGCTCATCGTGGGCGGCAACATCACCGTGGGGAGCGACGCCGTGGTGCTGGGGGACGTGTTCGTGACGGGCGGCAACGTGACGTTGCGCGGGCCCGTGGGGAAGAATGTGACCGTACGGGGCGGGACGGTTCTGCTCGAGGGGATCTTCCACGGCAATGTGGATATCCGCACCGGCCACGCGGTGGTGGCGGGGCCTGTGGAAGGCAATGCCATCCTCATCTCCGAGAACCTGGAGATCGGGCAGGACGCTTCCTTCCGCGGCGGCGTGGACTACTGGTCCCGCTCGCGCGAAGTGGACTTCGGCGACTCCCTCGTCACGGGGCAAACAGCCTCCTTCCATCCGGAATACGAGCGCGAACTGCAGAAAGACCGGCCGCCCCTCGCTTCCGCCATCGGAGGCTTCGTAGTGTTCTCCCTCCTCTCGGGCTTGGTCACCATCCTCTTCTTCTCGCTCGTCACCAAGACCTTCTTCACGGATGCGGCGAAGGCGCTCCTGCGCAAGCCGTGGTGGAGCCTACTGTGGGGGACGATCTTCGTCATCCTCACGCCCGTCGTCACGCTCATTCTCTTCCTCACGGTGCTCGGCATCCCCCTCGCGGTGCTGCTGCTCTCCTCCTATCTCCTCACGTTGCTCTTCGCCACGCCTCTCACCGCCTTGGTGACGGCACGTTGGATTGAAGTCACGCGCAAGGCACACTTCAATCGGTGGACGTTCTTCGGGGTGAGCATGGCGGCATTCGTCGCACTCAAGCTCCTCAACTTCGTCCCTCTCATCGGATGGTCGGTGAAGGCGGTGATCATCCTCTTCGCCCTCGGCGCCCTCATCATCACCAAGGTCGCGAAGTGGAAGAAGGTGCGGTGA
- the ribB gene encoding 3,4-dihydroxy-2-butanone-4-phosphate synthase: MAFTPIPQALDRLREGRFLIVVDDENRENEGDVVLAAEHATGEKLAFMIRHTGGVVCLAVDNAIADRLELPPMVARNTSLHGTPFTVSIEAAEGVTTGISAQDRAATVLAAIRPDAAPEDLRRPGHVFPLRAEDGGVLVRAGHTEATVDLCRLAGLQHGGLLSELMRDDGTMMRLLDLNAFAEEHDIAMVSIADLIAWRRTRETFVRLEAESPLETETGLWSIKVFEDALHKREHVALVKGVIVPEVPTLVRVHSECLTGDVFHSRHCDCGEQLALSMERIAEEGSGAVLYLRQEGRGIGLTNKIRAYSLQQNEGLDTVQANERLGLPVDLREYGIGAQILKALGVGKIRLLTNNPKKIAGLRGYGLDVTEQVAVEITTPSQRQRLYLRAKKEKLGHLLRHL; encoded by the coding sequence ATGGCATTCACCCCCATTCCCCAAGCGCTTGACCGTCTTCGTGAGGGCCGTTTCCTCATCGTGGTGGATGATGAGAACCGCGAGAACGAGGGCGATGTGGTGCTGGCGGCGGAACACGCCACCGGGGAGAAGCTGGCGTTCATGATCCGACACACGGGCGGCGTGGTATGCCTGGCTGTGGACAACGCTATCGCGGACCGGCTGGAACTTCCCCCCATGGTGGCGCGCAACACGTCGCTGCACGGCACGCCGTTCACGGTAAGCATTGAGGCCGCGGAGGGCGTGACGACCGGCATTTCCGCGCAGGACCGCGCCGCAACCGTCCTCGCCGCCATCCGTCCCGACGCCGCGCCGGAAGACCTGCGGCGCCCAGGCCACGTGTTCCCGCTGCGCGCGGAAGACGGGGGCGTGCTCGTGCGCGCCGGGCACACGGAGGCGACGGTGGATTTGTGCCGCCTGGCCGGCCTGCAACACGGCGGGCTCCTCTCCGAACTCATGCGCGACGACGGCACCATGATGCGCCTGCTGGACCTCAATGCGTTCGCGGAAGAGCACGACATCGCCATGGTCTCCATCGCGGACCTCATCGCGTGGCGCCGCACGCGCGAAACCTTCGTGCGGCTGGAAGCGGAGAGCCCGTTGGAAACGGAGACGGGCCTGTGGAGCATCAAGGTGTTCGAGGACGCGCTGCACAAGCGCGAGCACGTGGCGCTCGTCAAAGGGGTCATTGTGCCGGAGGTTCCCACGCTCGTGCGCGTGCACTCCGAATGCCTCACGGGCGACGTCTTCCACTCGCGCCACTGCGATTGCGGCGAACAGCTGGCGCTTTCCATGGAGCGTATTGCGGAGGAGGGGAGCGGCGCCGTCCTCTACCTGCGGCAGGAAGGCCGCGGCATCGGGCTCACCAACAAGATCCGCGCCTACTCGCTGCAGCAGAACGAGGGGCTGGATACCGTGCAGGCGAACGAGCGCCTTGGCCTGCCCGTGGATCTGCGGGAATACGGCATTGGAGCGCAAATCCTCAAGGCCCTGGGCGTGGGGAAGATCCGCCTTCTCACCAACAACCCCAAGAAGATCGCCGGCCTGCGCGGCTACGGCTTGGACGTGACGGAACAGGTGGCGGTGGAGATCACCACGCCCTCGCAGCGGCAGCGCCTCTACCTGCGCGCGAAGAAGGAGAAGTTGGGGCATTTGTTGAGGCACCTGTGA
- a CDS encoding S-layer homology domain-containing protein: MRRPRLSSVLFASFLIVSSLAQAGLPTAALAEAGVFPDVAATHVFRPAIEGLVRLNVISGNPDGTFRPGDPVNRAAMLKMLYLAFRKTPAASSTGCFPDVQKGSWYEQFVCDAAAKGYVMGYAADNTFKPSRPVTRSEALKMVLVVRGNASAAGGSVPYTDVPADAWFLPYVSQALQAGILPLTGKEEDNALAPAEPIDRAEAAALIWNALQGSSSSAASAGSSDGASSAASSGQASSRTQAEFDDTGATADMLSPTFPFEDTQRFHGKKPFSYRFTVDSSKVAEFTVGLRDGGQGDVSCTLFRMEKEGFSTEYYLGYQEKGACRLKVAVRPGDYQLQLQPTVADTSYLVESGVGSGDGNDGFIQAPVLLFGKTRVDMLEANDLEDWFTFTVHQEEEMTLDLSSNESLRCLIYPSSDVDLFGFEGPSCGTAYAYPVGTYYVGIGHAIPRELKQTYTLELK; encoded by the coding sequence ATGCGCCGCCCCCGGCTCTCTTCCGTCCTGTTCGCTTCCTTCCTCATCGTTTCTTCCCTCGCGCAGGCGGGTTTGCCCACCGCAGCCTTGGCGGAGGCGGGAGTGTTTCCCGATGTTGCGGCGACGCATGTGTTCCGTCCGGCCATCGAGGGATTGGTGCGCCTCAACGTGATCAGCGGGAACCCCGACGGCACGTTCCGGCCGGGCGACCCCGTCAACCGGGCGGCCATGCTCAAGATGCTCTACCTGGCGTTCCGGAAGACGCCGGCCGCAAGTTCCACGGGATGCTTTCCCGATGTGCAGAAGGGGAGTTGGTACGAACAGTTCGTGTGCGATGCGGCGGCCAAGGGATACGTGATGGGGTATGCGGCGGATAACACCTTCAAGCCGTCCCGCCCCGTCACGCGCTCGGAAGCGCTGAAGATGGTCCTGGTGGTGCGGGGCAACGCTTCCGCGGCGGGGGGTTCCGTCCCCTACACCGACGTCCCCGCGGACGCATGGTTCCTTCCGTACGTTTCCCAAGCGCTGCAGGCGGGCATCCTCCCCCTCACCGGAAAAGAGGAAGACAACGCGCTTGCTCCCGCGGAACCCATCGACCGCGCGGAAGCCGCCGCCCTCATTTGGAACGCGCTGCAGGGGAGTTCTTCTTCCGCCGCTTCCGCGGGGAGCAGTGACGGCGCATCGAGCGCCGCTTCCTCCGGCCAGGCCTCTTCCCGCACGCAGGCGGAGTTCGACGATACGGGCGCCACGGCGGACATGCTCAGCCCCACGTTTCCCTTCGAGGACACGCAGCGTTTCCACGGGAAGAAGCCCTTCTCCTACCGCTTCACCGTCGACAGTTCCAAAGTGGCGGAGTTCACGGTCGGTTTGCGCGACGGGGGGCAGGGTGACGTCTCCTGCACGCTGTTCCGCATGGAGAAGGAAGGCTTCTCCACGGAGTACTACCTGGGGTATCAAGAGAAGGGGGCGTGCCGCCTCAAGGTCGCCGTGCGGCCGGGTGATTACCAGTTGCAGTTGCAGCCGACGGTGGCGGACACCTCGTACCTCGTGGAGTCGGGCGTGGGATCCGGCGACGGGAACGACGGCTTCATCCAGGCGCCGGTGCTCCTCTTCGGCAAGACGCGCGTGGACATGCTGGAGGCGAACGACCTGGAAGATTGGTTCACGTTCACCGTCCATCAGGAGGAGGAGATGACGCTCGACCTCTCCAGCAACGAGAGCCTCCGTTGCCTCATCTACCCCTCGAGCGACGTGGACCTCTTCGGGTTCGAAGGCCCTTCCTGCGGCACCGCCTACGCGTATCCCGTGGGCACGTACTACGTGGGCATCGGCCACGCCATCCCCCGGGAGCTCAAGCAGACGTATACCTTGGAATTGAAGTAG
- the ribH gene encoding 6,7-dimethyl-8-ribityllumazine synthase encodes MKQDTPTGLPSRINRGWRIGIVHSSYYKEEVGALVSGAAQALRDAGIPPANIKTYAVPGSFEIPLVGAELARKQEVDALIGIGVIVEGETHHARLIAEQAARGMMDVQVRSGVPFAFEVLYVQDLALARARLEKGEEAARCVLHSLALIERL; translated from the coding sequence ATGAAACAGGACACACCCACCGGCCTCCCTTCCCGCATCAACCGCGGCTGGCGCATCGGCATCGTCCACTCTTCCTACTATAAGGAGGAAGTGGGGGCGCTCGTTTCCGGCGCGGCGCAGGCCCTCCGCGATGCGGGCATCCCCCCCGCCAACATCAAGACGTACGCCGTTCCCGGCTCCTTCGAAATCCCCCTCGTGGGCGCGGAACTGGCGCGGAAGCAGGAAGTGGACGCCCTCATCGGCATCGGGGTGATTGTGGAGGGAGAGACGCACCATGCGCGCCTCATCGCCGAGCAGGCGGCGCGGGGGATGATGGACGTGCAGGTGCGCTCCGGCGTCCCCTTCGCTTTCGAGGTGCTCTATGTGCAGGACCTTGCCTTGGCGCGTGCGCGCTTGGAGAAGGGGGAGGAAGCCGCACGATGCGTCCTGCATTCCCTCGCGCTGATCGAGCGCCTCTAA